A genomic window from Abyssisolibacter fermentans includes:
- a CDS encoding rod shape-determining protein, whose amino-acid sequence MFSLRADIGIDLGTASVLVYIKGKGIVLQEPSVVAIDKNTGKLKAVGEEARQMLGKTPGNIVAIRPLRDGVISDYEITERMLRHFINKSAGRRFFKPRIIVCVPSGVTEVEKRAVIDASNQAGAIKTYLIEEPIAAAIGAGLDITQPDGNMIIDMGGGTTDIAVISLGGIVVSRSIKIAGDKFDEAIIRYMRKKHSMLIGERTAERMKINIGTAYKRTKEAFMDVRGRNLVTGLPTTLKIGSSNMEEALYEPVTAIADAVHSVLERTPPELAADISNKGMVMTGGGSLLYGLDKLISERTGTKVTIVEEPISCVAKGTGKSLEWIDMLETSLITDNARR is encoded by the coding sequence ATGTTTTCTTTGAGAGCAGATATAGGAATTGATTTAGGTACTGCTAGTGTTTTAGTTTATATTAAAGGAAAAGGAATAGTGCTTCAAGAACCATCTGTAGTAGCTATTGATAAGAATACAGGGAAGCTTAAAGCAGTAGGAGAAGAAGCTAGACAAATGCTTGGAAAAACTCCAGGTAATATTGTTGCGATTAGGCCACTTAGAGATGGTGTTATTTCTGACTATGAAATAACTGAGCGTATGTTAAGACATTTTATTAATAAGTCAGCAGGAAGACGTTTTTTTAAACCAAGAATTATTGTTTGCGTACCAAGTGGTGTTACAGAGGTTGAAAAAAGAGCAGTAATAGATGCAAGTAATCAAGCTGGAGCAATTAAGACATATCTTATAGAAGAACCAATAGCAGCAGCAATAGGAGCAGGATTAGATATAACACAACCAGATGGAAATATGATAATAGATATGGGCGGTGGAACTACCGATATAGCAGTGATTTCTTTAGGAGGAATAGTTGTAAGTAGATCTATAAAAATAGCAGGAGACAAATTTGATGAAGCAATTATTAGATATATGAGGAAAAAACATAGTATGTTGATTGGTGAAAGAACAGCAGAAAGAATGAAGATAAACATAGGAACTGCGTATAAGAGAACAAAAGAAGCTTTCATGGATGTTAGAGGTAGAAATCTTGTAACAGGATTACCAACGACATTAAAGATTGGATCTTCAAATATGGAAGAAGCATTATACGAACCAGTTACTGCAATAGCTGATGCAGTTCATTCTGTATTAGAAAGAACTCCTCCAGAACTTGCAGCAGATATTAGCAATAAAGGTATGGTAATGACAGGAGGAGGTTCGCTGTTATATGGATTAGATAAGCTAATATCAGAAAGAACAGGGACAAAGGTTACAATAGTAGAAGAACCTATATCATGTGTTGCAAAGGGTACTGGAAAATCATTAGAATGGATTGATATGTTAGAAACAAGTTTAATAACAGATAATGCTAGAAGATAG
- the spoIIID gene encoding sporulation transcriptional regulator SpoIIID, with product MKDYIEERALEIAKYIIKEKATVRQTANIFGVSKSTVHKDVTERLPRINPLISMKVKEVLDKNKAERHIRGGIATKMKYKSLSG from the coding sequence ATGAAAGATTATATAGAGGAAAGAGCATTAGAGATTGCAAAATATATTATAAAAGAAAAGGCAACCGTTCGACAAACGGCCAATATTTTCGGAGTTAGTAAAAGCACTGTGCACAAAGATGTAACTGAACGCCTTCCAAGGATAAACCCTCTTATATCTATGAAGGTTAAAGAAGTTCTAGATAAGAATAAGGCTGAAAGACACATTAGAGGCGGTATAGCAACAAAGATGAAATACAAATCCTTAAGTGGATGA
- a CDS encoding M23 family metallopeptidase, whose translation MDENNYNDKRKLRQLVGKFKTKFSNESFYFVLFICICIVAITSVFVSKQNIKRYKSLKENTQVELNDKKKDIENIFSDYSTYDENDEAINNPIYQVNAKEDNKVYEADESLQNIKDEASKQKTKEKQAVEVVAADKSEKNQLKVLKTIIVPVVGTITKEFANDSLVYSKTLEQWCIHNGIDIQARQGNVVKAVLDGKVIDVNTNDELGITITIDHGQGIISKYSCLSTDKMVKKGQQVKKGDPISGVGKGIGFELVQGPHLHFELILNGEYVDPQKYLPDFINKKN comes from the coding sequence TTGGATGAAAATAATTACAATGACAAAAGAAAATTAAGACAACTAGTTGGTAAGTTTAAAACAAAGTTTAGCAATGAAAGCTTTTACTTTGTACTATTCATTTGTATTTGCATAGTAGCGATAACCTCGGTATTTGTTTCTAAGCAAAATATTAAGAGATATAAGAGCTTAAAAGAAAATACACAGGTTGAATTAAATGACAAAAAAAAGGACATAGAAAATATTTTTAGTGATTATAGCACATATGATGAAAATGATGAAGCTATTAATAATCCTATATATCAAGTAAATGCCAAAGAAGACAATAAAGTTTATGAAGCTGATGAATCTTTGCAAAATATAAAAGATGAGGCTTCAAAACAAAAGACAAAAGAGAAACAAGCTGTAGAGGTTGTCGCTGCTGATAAAAGCGAAAAAAACCAATTGAAAGTATTGAAGACTATTATTGTACCTGTTGTAGGAACAATTACAAAAGAATTTGCTAATGATAGTTTAGTTTATTCAAAAACATTAGAGCAATGGTGTATACATAATGGTATTGATATACAAGCTAGACAAGGAAATGTAGTAAAAGCAGTTTTAGATGGTAAAGTAATTGATGTAAATACAAATGATGAATTAGGAATAACTATAACTATAGATCATGGGCAAGGAATAATAAGCAAATATTCTTGTCTATCAACAGATAAAATGGTTAAAAAAGGGCAACAAGTAAAAAAAGGTGATCCTATAAGTGGTGTTGGAAAAGGAATTGGATTTGAGTTAGTACAGGGTCCACATTTACATTTTGAGCTAATATTAAATGGCGAATATGTTGACCCACAAAAGTACTTACCTGATTTTATCAACAAAAAAAATTAA
- the spoIID gene encoding stage II sporulation protein D: MKNIFAVILFILFITIIIPIGVMQSCDIIIGNKDIIDDLDDLEDLDENMIISLYDTKTQVVFEIPLEEYIMGVVAAEMPAQFDLEALKAQAVAARTFALYRINKYSDGHPSHPDAALCNGIHCQAWLSKESLEKAHDKNWMLEYWPKIQKSVLSTKGEILTYEGKLIEPLFHSVSGGITEDSEEYFASKMEYLRSVPSPYEEGAPRLHGKIELSIDSFINKLENKYPNIHLTPDNIKDKIILVNKSNSGRIKEVKIDNETVSGRDLRELFNLNSTNFKIYVLTDKNEIQIETVGFGHGVGMSQWGANGMGKKGYTYTDILKHYYTGIKLEQMY, from the coding sequence ATGAAAAACATATTTGCAGTTATATTGTTTATATTATTTATTACTATAATAATTCCAATAGGTGTCATGCAAAGTTGTGATATCATTATTGGAAACAAGGATATTATAGATGATTTAGATGATTTAGAAGATTTAGATGAAAATATGATTATTAGTCTATATGATACAAAAACACAAGTAGTATTTGAAATTCCTCTTGAAGAATATATAATGGGTGTAGTTGCTGCAGAAATGCCTGCTCAATTTGATTTGGAAGCTTTAAAGGCTCAAGCTGTTGCAGCTAGAACCTTCGCTCTATATAGGATTAATAAATATTCTGATGGCCACCCAAGTCATCCTGATGCTGCTTTATGCAACGGTATACATTGTCAGGCATGGTTATCAAAAGAGAGTCTTGAAAAAGCTCATGATAAAAATTGGATGCTTGAATATTGGCCTAAGATACAAAAATCTGTATTAAGTACTAAGGGTGAAATTTTAACATATGAGGGTAAACTTATTGAACCTCTTTTCCATTCGGTTAGTGGTGGTATTACTGAAGATTCAGAAGAATACTTTGCATCAAAAATGGAATATCTCAGAAGTGTTCCCAGTCCATATGAAGAAGGCGCTCCTAGACTCCATGGTAAAATTGAATTATCTATTGATTCTTTTATTAATAAACTTGAAAACAAATATCCAAACATACATCTCACTCCTGATAATATAAAAGATAAAATCATCTTAGTTAATAAAAGCAACTCTGGTAGAATAAAAGAAGTTAAAATAGATAATGAAACTGTTTCTGGTAGGGATTTAAGAGAATTATTTAATTTAAATTCAACAAATTTCAAGATTTATGTATTAACCGATAAAAACGAAATTCAAATTGAAACAGTTGGCTTCGGTCATGGTGTAGGAATGAGCCAATGGGGTGCAAACGGTATGGGTAAGAAAGGATATACTTATACAGATATACTTAAACATTATTATACAGGTATCAAATTAGAACAAATGTATTAA
- the murA gene encoding UDP-N-acetylglucosamine 1-carboxyvinyltransferase — protein MSKIIVKKSPSLKGTVRISGSKNSTLPIIAASLLTDKCCILKDVPKLMDVEVICQVLASLGVKVKWLSNDSLEINSALLLKSEAPYELMRKMRASFLILGPLLARKGKARVSLPGGCAIGSRPIDLHLKGLKALGANITLGHGYIDAKADKLVGSRIYMDFPSVGATENVMMAASLAQGETIIENAAQEPEIVDLANYLSNMGAKINGAGTNTIRINGVSELKGCTHTIIPDRIEAGTYMVAAAITNGDVIIQNVLTSHIKPIIAKLREADVKVIEGTDEVRVIGNNPIKAVDVKTLPYPGFPTDMQAQFMALMGVAKGTSVIVETVFENRFMHVNELRRMGAAIKIDGRSAIIEGTKELTGAPVKATDLRAGVALIIAGLVSSESTEITDIYHIDRGYVNIEQKLSNLGANIFRV, from the coding sequence ATGTCAAAAATAATCGTAAAAAAAAGCCCCTCTCTCAAAGGCACAGTTAGAATAAGCGGCTCTAAAAATTCTACTTTACCTATAATAGCAGCATCGTTATTAACAGATAAGTGTTGTATTTTAAAAGATGTTCCAAAGCTTATGGATGTTGAAGTAATTTGTCAGGTACTAGCCTCTTTGGGGGTAAAAGTCAAGTGGTTATCAAATGATTCATTGGAAATAAACTCAGCTTTATTGTTAAAGAGTGAAGCACCATATGAGTTAATGAGGAAAATGAGAGCATCATTTTTAATATTAGGACCATTATTAGCAAGAAAAGGGAAGGCGAGAGTTTCTTTACCAGGTGGTTGTGCTATTGGTTCTCGACCTATAGATCTACATTTAAAAGGGCTAAAAGCATTAGGTGCTAATATTACCTTAGGTCATGGGTATATTGATGCAAAGGCAGATAAACTTGTTGGCAGCAGGATATATATGGATTTTCCTAGTGTTGGAGCTACTGAAAATGTGATGATGGCTGCATCTTTAGCACAGGGAGAGACTATAATTGAAAACGCAGCACAAGAACCTGAAATAGTAGATTTGGCAAATTATTTAAGCAATATGGGAGCAAAAATTAATGGAGCTGGAACAAATACAATAAGAATTAATGGAGTAAGTGAGCTTAAAGGTTGTACACATACTATTATACCAGATAGAATTGAAGCAGGAACATATATGGTTGCAGCAGCTATAACAAATGGTGATGTGATCATACAAAATGTACTTACAAGTCATATAAAACCAATTATAGCGAAGCTTAGAGAAGCTGATGTTAAAGTGATTGAAGGTACTGATGAAGTTAGAGTAATTGGCAATAACCCTATTAAAGCAGTTGATGTAAAAACATTACCTTATCCAGGGTTTCCAACTGATATGCAAGCTCAATTCATGGCGTTAATGGGTGTAGCAAAAGGAACAAGTGTTATAGTAGAGACGGTTTTTGAAAACAGATTTATGCATGTAAATGAATTAAGAAGAATGGGTGCAGCAATAAAAATCGATGGAAGAAGTGCAATAATAGAAGGTACTAAGGAATTAACAGGAGCACCTGTAAAAGCTACAGATTTAAGAGCAGGCGTAGCATTAATAATAGCTGGATTAGTTTCCAGTGAAAGTACAGAAATTACTGATATATATCATATAGACAGAGGATATGTGAACATAGAACAAAAACTTTCAAATTTAGGTGCTAATATATTTAGAGTTTAA
- a CDS encoding YwmB family TATA-box binding protein, translated as MKKILGLMIIMFLCCINCTSADGLIENNEEDMIVTSFGATEAEFLEVSINASDKIIDSFLDMHELEKYNSDIFNKLDIVGKQDDENNRLELEETYHTETIDNDEQKQILTYGKDKNGNYITLIISTYKNKDEEETSLCIDINTQNIDEMKQYNDKIMEIFLQFETQPLITTCITGTYTGELNMSRRYKTVFKALNSINAEAVEGLNDDSLISVSAYSPQIKNYIFSGNKKMNLNVAMRYSEYEDKTYIWMATPLITTGY; from the coding sequence ATGAAAAAGATTTTAGGACTTATGATAATAATGTTTTTATGTTGTATTAACTGCACAAGTGCAGATGGATTAATTGAAAACAATGAGGAAGATATGATAGTTACATCTTTTGGTGCAACAGAAGCTGAATTCTTGGAAGTAAGTATTAATGCTTCAGATAAAATAATTGATAGCTTTTTGGACATGCACGAATTAGAGAAATATAATAGTGATATTTTCAATAAGTTAGATATAGTTGGAAAACAAGATGATGAAAACAACAGATTAGAACTTGAAGAAACTTATCATACAGAAACAATAGACAATGATGAGCAAAAACAAATCTTAACTTATGGTAAAGACAAAAATGGCAATTACATTACCTTAATAATATCAACATATAAGAATAAAGATGAAGAAGAAACAAGTCTTTGTATTGACATAAATACTCAAAATATTGACGAAATGAAACAATATAATGATAAGATAATGGAAATATTCTTACAATTTGAAACTCAGCCACTAATTACTACTTGCATTACAGGTACTTATACGGGAGAATTAAATATGAGCAGAAGATATAAAACAGTTTTTAAAGCTCTAAATTCTATTAATGCTGAAGCTGTTGAAGGGTTAAATGATGATTCTTTGATTAGTGTGTCAGCATATTCTCCACAAATAAAAAATTATATATTTAGTGGTAATAAAAAAATGAACTTAAATGTAGCTATGAGATATAGTGAATATGAAGATAAAACATATATATGGATGGCTACACCGCTAATAACTACAGGTTATTAG
- a CDS encoding F0F1 ATP synthase subunit epsilon codes for MASKFRLEIVTPDKKFFEDDVEMIIVRGTEGDIGILKNHVPLVTVLGIGKIKVQIDGEMREASIASGYIEVEKEKTTIITDAAEWAQDIDVKRAEAAKIRAEERLKKENKDTDVARAEIALKKAINRIRIAE; via the coding sequence GTGGCATCAAAATTTAGATTAGAGATAGTAACTCCTGACAAGAAATTTTTTGAAGATGACGTAGAAATGATTATTGTCAGAGGAACAGAGGGTGATATAGGAATACTTAAAAATCATGTTCCATTAGTTACTGTATTAGGTATAGGAAAAATTAAAGTACAAATAGATGGTGAAATGAGAGAAGCGTCAATCGCTTCTGGATATATCGAGGTTGAGAAAGAAAAGACAACAATAATAACTGATGCTGCTGAATGGGCTCAAGATATAGATGTAAAAAGAGCTGAAGCAGCCAAAATAAGAGCTGAAGAGAGATTAAAAAAAGAAAATAAAGATACAGATGTAGCAAGAGCTGAAATAGCACTTAAAAAAGCTATTAACAGAATTAGAATAGCAGAGTAA